The following proteins come from a genomic window of Musa acuminata AAA Group cultivar baxijiao chromosome BXJ1-7, Cavendish_Baxijiao_AAA, whole genome shotgun sequence:
- the LOC135679697 gene encoding receptor-like protein EIX1, giving the protein MGIIHSAAAAGDSSARCKGNERAALLKLKQGLIDPSGRLSSWAGDDCCRWRGVRCSNRTGHVIQLRLRNPSPSPDDDDNFLSGEISPSLPELKHLSYLDLSRNRFDGASIPRFIGSLTSLRYLNLSDATFGGTIPHQLGNLSRLQYLDLHWLSFPPRPLVVDNFHRISRLSSLRYLDMSAINISAAGDLFDEVTKLPKLSVLRLFNCQLLRLPNTLPPSANFTSFTTLDLSSNYLGPLLLVERENEE; this is encoded by the coding sequence ATGGGAATCATCCATTCTGCCGCGGCAGCAGGCGACTCCAGCGCTCGTTGCAAAGGGAATGAAAGGGCAGCTCTTCTCAAGCTCAAGCAAGGCCTGATCGATCCCAGCGGCCGGCTGTCTTCCTGGGCGGGTGACGACTGCTGCAGATGGCGAGGCGTTCGCTGCAGCAACCGCACCGGCCATGTCATCCAGCTCCGACTGCGCAACCCCTCACCCTCACCTGACGACGACGACAACTTCTTGTCCGGGGAGATCAGTCCTTCTCTGCCCGAGCTGAAGCACTTGAGCTACCTGGACTTGAGCAGAAACAGATTCGATGGAGCAAGCATCCCACGCTTCATCGGCTCGCTGACGAGCTTGCGGTACCTGAACCTCTCCGACGCAACCTTCGGCGGCACGATTCCACATCAGCTCGGCAACCTTTCTCGCCTGCAGTACCTTGATCTCCACTGGCTCTCCTTCCCTCCTCGTCCTCTCGTCGTCGATAACTTCCACCGGATCTCTCGTCTCTCCTCCTTGAGGTACCTCGACATGTCCGCCATTAACATTTCGGCAGCAGGCGATTTGTTCGACGAAGTAACCAAGCTCCCGAAGTTGTCAGTGCTGCGCCTTTTCAATTGCCAGCTACTTCGCCTTCCTAATACTCTTCCTCCATCTGCTAACTTCACATCATTTACAACCCTGGATCTTAGCTCAAATTATTTGGGTCCTCTACTCCTGGTAGAACGAGAGAacgaagaatga
- the LOC135679698 gene encoding receptor-like protein EIX2 — MRVAAFMEISSVESYRRLLVSAKAEQDAGCWEACTQKVLSKAVRIMLPESRTAVAEALKGEGQELVDGPARVSRADLTDLEQRVSDRALAAMKGGKMMMQQQLPWPDVKLMGEILDLSHNGISADISNFDKQLSGCVRNSLQVLNLANNALGGAVPDWIGELRNLKSLHLEDNLLCCLIPPSLGTLSSLSFLYLGNMLQGPIPESFGQLSELIVLDVGFNQLSGIVSDVHFSNVTKLEALLLSSNSLVLRFSSSWLPQFQLKNIHLGSCVLGPQFPAWLRTQRMFSTMDMSDANISAAVPDWFWNSSSRVYYFNLSHNHIRGVIPDTFTFKNAAIIDLQSNQFHGSLPRIGNGVRYLYLSDNSFSGDLRPILNNVTDLWSVSLSRNHISGTIPSSICEMQMLEVLDLSSNLLSGEIPRCSKVTTGLGFFSVLNLANNNLSGTIPQWIGTESFLGSLHLNNNSLHGGIPSLEKCTYLYILDLGENSLKGSIPPWIGESLTHLKMLRLRSNMLGGIIPDQLGLLSELQVLDLAGNNFAGTVPHWIANLSAMVSTDKRITEFFVTTASGNTVDYVGIELTAIYQESLLVTIKGRDLEYSNTLSLVMSTDLSANDLHGQIPDSITDLVGLQSLNLSGNSLKGSIPRKIGNLQQLESLDLSKNLLDGEIPSSISALNYLSYLNLSYNKLSGRIPVGNQMQTLTDPTIYAGNPDLCGTPLTKKCTGDEVPGSDEPVLDTRNSDESETLWCFIGMMIGFVVGFWTFWGILSLKKAWRISYFRLVDKISFSGLYYWVRSRQK; from the exons atgagggttgctgcatttatggagataag CAGCGTGGAAAGTTACCGAAGGCTGCTTGTCTCTGCGAAGGCAGAGCAGGATGCTGGCTGTTGGGAGGCCTGCACCCAGAAGGTCCTCTCGAAAGCAGTGAGGATAATGTTGCCGGAGTCGAGGACAGCGGTGGCGGAGGCGTTGAAGGGAGAAGGCCAGGAGCTGGTCGATGGACCAGCACGCGTAAGCAGAGCAGATCTGACAGATCTGGAGCAAAGGGTCAGTGACAGGGCACTGGCGGCGATGAAAGGTGGGAAGATGATGATGCAGCAGCAGCTTCCATGGCCTGACGTGAAGCTGATGGGTGAG ATTCTAGACCTGTCACATAATGGGATCAGTGCAGACATCTCGAATTTTGACAAGCAGTTGTCTGGATGTGTCAGAAACAGCTTGCAGGTATTAAATCTGGCGAACAATGCTCTAGGTGGTGCAGTTCCTGATTGGATTGGGGAGCTCAGGAATTTAAAGTCTCTGCATCTTGAGGACAACTTGCTCTGTTGTCTCATTCCTCCATCTCTTGGAACCCTGTCGTCACTGAGCTTCCTCTACCTAGGCAACATGTTACAGGGGCCAATTCCTGAATCTTTCGGGCAGCTCTCGGAGCTAATCGTGTTGGATGTCGGCTTCAATCAACTCTCTGGCATCGTCTCCGATGTGCACTTCAGCAACGTAACAAAGTTAGAAGCTCTGCTCCTGTCTTCGAACTCGCTGGTTCTCAGATTCAGCTCTAGTTGGCTTCCTCAGTTCCAGCTCAAGAACATTCACCTGGGCTCCTGTGTTCTGGGACCGCAGTTCCCGGCATGGCTGCGGACGCAGAGGATGTTCTCGACGATGGACATGTCCGACGCCAACATTTCTGCAGCCGTGCCAGATTGGTTTTGGAACTCATCATCACGAGTCTACTATTTTAATCTCTCGCATAATCATATACGAGGCGTCATTCCCGACACCTTCACGTTTAAGAACGCCGCCATCATCGATCTCCAGTCGAACCAATTCCATGGCTCACTACCTCGCATTGGCAATGGGGTGCGTTACCTCTATCTTTCAGACAATTCCTTCTCCGGAGATCTTCGTCCAATACTCAATAACGTGACTGATTTGTGGAGCGTTTCGCTTTCGCGAAACCATATTTCTGGTACGATTCCATCGTCCATCTGTGAGATGCAGATGTTGGAAGTGCTCGACTTATCGAGTAATCTCTTATCAGGAGAAATCCCTCGCTGCTCGAAAGTCACTACAGGATTAGGATTCTTTTCTGTCCTTAATCTTGCGAACAACAACTTATCGGGAACGATTCCTCAATGGATTGGCACGGAGAGCTTCCTGGGATCCTTGCACTTGAACAACAACAGTCTTCATGGGGGTATACCTTCTTTGGAGAAATGCACTTACCTGTACATCCTTGATCTTGGAGAGAACAGCTTGAAGGGAAGCATTCCACCATGGATCGGAGAAAGCCTAACACATCTTAAGATGCTTCGTCTTCGATCGAACATGCTCGGTGGAATTATTCCAGATCAATTAGGACTACTCTCCGAACTTCAAGTGTTGGATCTTGCAGGGAACAATTTTGCAGGAACAGTTCCTCACTGGATTGCCAATCTAAGTGCCATGGTCTCAACAGATAAACGTATCACTGAGTTCTTCGTTACGACTGCTTCAGGTAACACAGTGGACTACGTAGGGATCGAGCTGACGGCAATATATCAAGAGAGCTTGTTGGTGACCATCAAAGGAAGAGACCTAGAATACAGCAACACACTTTCTTTGGTGATGTCCACGGACCTGTCTGCAAACGATCTACATGGACAAATCCCGGATAGCATCACAGATCTTGTTGGGTTGCAGAGCTTAAACTTATCAGGTAACAGTTTGAAAGGAAGTATTCCAAGGAAGATTGGCAACCTGCAACAGCTAGAATCTCTTGATCTCTCGAAGAACCTACTCGATGGGGAGATCCCATCGAGCATTTCTGCGTTGAATTATCTGAGCTACTTGAACCTGTCATATAACAAACTATCAGGGAGGATTCCGGTGGGCAACCAGATGCAGACTCTTACAGATCCAACCATATATGCCGGCAACCCTGATCTCTGTGGAACACCATTGACGAAGAAGTGCACAGGGGATGAAGTACCAGGATCTGATGAACCAGTGTTGGATACAAGAAACAGTGATGAGTCTGAGACTCTATGGTGTTTCATTGGCATGATGATAGGATTTGTGGTTGGATTCTGGACATTTTGGGGCATCCTGTCGTTGAAGAAGGCTTGGAGGATTTCGTACTTTCGCTTGGTTGATAAGATATCTTTCTCGGGGCTTTACTATTGGGTGAGAAGCCGACAAAAATGA